TTATTGAAACGCTTGGTGATCTTCCACGCATTTTAGATCCCGAAGCTTATTTTTATGTAGTGTTACCTTGGGCAGTTAGTGAAGATTTTTACTTGATTCCTGGCGCTGTAGAAGAAGCACTCAAGTTGAAACTTGAGTATCCTTTCCCACCCACTCCACACGGATTGTATCATCAAAGTCGAGCGATTATTAGTAGCAACACCTTAAACCGTTTACAGGAAATTACTTGCCCTACACTAGTTTTGGTAAGTCAGCAGGATATTCTCACGCCAATTAAGTTTTCCGAACAACTTGCGCAAGGTATTTCCAATGCTGAACTTGTGGTTCTAAAGCGTGGCGGTCACGATCTTTTAATTGACGCACCAGAGGCAGTAGCTACTGCCATGCTGAACTTTTTAGCAAAGACTAGATAAACAAATCAACAAAATAATTTCTAACTATCCAACGGTGTAATTAAATCTAACGCTTCGCAAACTTAGCGTCCAATGTGTAAAGTACAGAACAGCTTTGACTTTGCGCTAAGTGAAGTGCATCAGCAAAATCTAAACTATTCT
The sequence above is a segment of the Chroogloeocystis siderophila 5.2 s.c.1 genome. Coding sequences within it:
- a CDS encoding alpha/beta fold hydrolase, whose product is MPKLQANGIELFYNIQGTGEPLLLIPGFACDYAHWDLLMPSLVTEYQVIRLDNRGIGQSSAPDSPYSIKQMAKDAAILLEHIGVSKVHVAGHSMGGQIAQELALAHPEKVHSLMLLATFAIGDRRFCSIIETLGDLPRILDPEAYFYVVLPWAVSEDFYLIPGAVEEALKLKLEYPFPPTPHGLYHQSRAIISSNTLNRLQEITCPTLVLVSQQDILTPIKFSEQLAQGISNAELVVLKRGGHDLLIDAPEAVATAMLNFLAKTR